The following are from one region of the Mesorhizobium sp. B4-1-4 genome:
- the tnpB gene encoding IS66 family insertion sequence element accessory protein TnpB (TnpB, as the term is used for proteins encoded by IS66 family insertion elements, is considered an accessory protein, since TnpC, encoded by a neighboring gene, is a DDE family transposase.), with protein sequence MIGPTGAVKVMVATKPVDFRKGAEGLAALVRETMGADPFSGAVYVFRAKRTDRIKLIFWDGTGVCLYAKRLEDGEFRWPKVQDGVMRLTAAQLSALLEGLDWRRVHEARRTRAPAQAG encoded by the coding sequence GTGATCGGGCCGACGGGCGCCGTCAAGGTCATGGTGGCAACGAAGCCGGTAGACTTCCGCAAGGGTGCGGAGGGGCTGGCTGCGTTGGTGCGCGAGACGATGGGCGCCGATCCGTTCAGCGGTGCAGTCTACGTGTTCCGGGCGAAACGAACGGATCGGATCAAGCTGATCTTCTGGGACGGCACCGGCGTCTGCCTCTATGCGAAGCGGCTGGAGGATGGCGAGTTCCGTTGGCCGAAAGTGCAGGATGGCGTGATGCGGCTGACGGCCGCTCAGTTGTCGGCGCTGCTTGAAGGGCTTGATTGGCGGCGGGTTCATGAAGCCCGCCGGACGCGCGCTCCGGCGCAGGCGGGTTGA
- the tnpA gene encoding IS66-like element accessory protein TnpA, which yields MTGRNDVRRPRGLRHMTISELTLKSRDEEPVRRLEIFTGAGRRREWLPDEKARIVAESYEVGETVSAVARRYALSPQQLFAWRRAARQPLTASAPEPLFVPAVVTAPAPEPAPTRPAQPRKRKATRDAGVIELEIDGIAMRVGRGADAKTVAAVIRALKATS from the coding sequence ATGACCGGAAGGAACGATGTTCGAAGGCCTCGAGGGCTTCGACACATGACGATTTCAGAGCTTACGCTTAAGTCCAGGGATGAAGAGCCGGTTCGTCGGCTTGAGATCTTCACTGGCGCCGGTCGGCGGCGAGAATGGCTGCCGGATGAGAAGGCGCGGATCGTGGCGGAAAGCTACGAGGTTGGCGAGACCGTGAGCGCGGTGGCCAGGCGCTATGCCTTGTCTCCGCAGCAACTGTTCGCGTGGCGTCGGGCCGCTCGTCAGCCGTTGACGGCGTCGGCACCTGAACCGCTCTTTGTTCCGGCGGTGGTGACGGCGCCGGCTCCGGAACCCGCGCCGACGCGTCCAGCGCAGCCGCGGAAGCGGAAGGCGACCCGAGATGCTGGCGTGATCGAGCTTGAGATTGACGGCATCGCCATGCGGGTCGGCCGGGGAGCCGACGCCAAGACGGTTGCGGCGGTGATCCGTGCACTGAAGGCAACCTCGTGA
- a CDS encoding D-amino acid dehydrogenase has product MPKIVVIGAGITGVSTAYALLDHGYDVTVVERQRYAAMETSFANGGQLSASNAEVWNHWSTIFKGIKWMLLRDAPLLMNPSPNWHKYSWLAEFVSNIPGYRENTVATTKLAIAARKHMFEIAEREGIEFDHVRRGILHVHWDKAGFEHAARVNKMLVEGGLDRHPVSGEEITSIEPALHGRFYGGFYTPSDSTGDIHKYTTALARACERRGGKFIYDATVTRIARGSRFRLSYTTRRVDGQTLGLDLETDAVVVCAGSNSRDFAAMLGDRLNIYPVKGYSVTVQLDDETAQNAAPWVSILDDRAKIVTSRLGTSRFRVAGTAEFNGLNRDIRDDRVRPLVDWTRTLFPGVNTNSVVPWAGLRPMMPNMLPRVGAGRSPGVFYNTGHGHLGWTLSSATSAALVQTVAAEFPVEARSAA; this is encoded by the coding sequence ATGCCCAAGATTGTCGTGATCGGCGCCGGTATCACCGGTGTGTCGACGGCTTATGCCCTTTTGGACCACGGCTATGATGTCACCGTGGTGGAACGCCAGCGCTATGCGGCGATGGAGACCTCCTTTGCCAATGGCGGTCAGCTATCCGCGAGCAATGCGGAAGTTTGGAACCACTGGTCGACAATCTTCAAGGGCATCAAATGGATGCTCCTTCGGGATGCACCGCTCCTTATGAATCCATCCCCGAACTGGCACAAGTACAGCTGGCTCGCGGAGTTCGTATCCAATATCCCCGGCTACCGTGAGAATACTGTCGCCACCACGAAGCTGGCAATCGCCGCTCGCAAGCACATGTTCGAGATCGCCGAACGCGAAGGCATTGAGTTCGACCACGTCCGCCGCGGCATTCTCCATGTCCATTGGGACAAGGCCGGTTTCGAGCATGCCGCAAGAGTCAACAAGATGCTCGTCGAGGGCGGACTCGACCGCCATCCGGTCTCAGGGGAAGAGATTACATCCATAGAACCGGCGCTGCACGGGCGGTTCTACGGCGGGTTCTATACTCCGTCGGATTCGACCGGTGACATCCACAAATACACGACCGCTCTAGCCCGAGCCTGCGAAAGGCGCGGCGGTAAGTTCATCTATGACGCGACGGTCACGCGTATCGCTCGCGGCAGCCGCTTCCGGCTGAGCTACACGACGCGTAGGGTCGATGGCCAGACGCTCGGGCTAGACCTCGAAACCGACGCGGTCGTGGTATGCGCGGGCTCCAATAGCCGCGACTTCGCCGCGATGCTAGGCGACCGTCTTAACATTTATCCTGTCAAGGGCTACTCGGTCACCGTCCAATTGGACGACGAGACAGCCCAGAATGCCGCCCCGTGGGTCAGCATCCTGGACGACCGCGCGAAGATCGTCACTAGCCGGCTCGGCACCAGCCGCTTCCGCGTTGCGGGAACTGCGGAGTTCAACGGGTTGAACAGGGACATCCGGGATGATCGCGTACGGCCCTTAGTGGACTGGACGCGCACGCTATTCCCGGGAGTGAACACCAATAGCGTGGTGCCCTGGGCCGGCTTGCGCCCCATGATGCCCAACATGCTGCCGCGTGTCGGCGCGGGCCGTTCACCGGGCGTGTTCTATAACACGGGCCACGGCCACCTTGGCTGGACGCTGTCCTCTGCGACATCGGCCGCCTTAGTACAGACCGTGGCCGCAGAGTTCCCCGTTGAAGCCCGTTCGGCGGCGTAG